In Rahnella variigena, one DNA window encodes the following:
- the gsiC gene encoding glutathione ABC transporter permease GsiC, translating into MLNYFLKRLLGLIPTLLIVAVLVFLFVHLLPGDPARLMAGQDADASVVELVRQDLGLDKPLYQQFLTFFGNALTGDFGHSMVSKRPVIDEISSRFMPTFWLTMTSMLWSVIFGLVIGVVSAVWRNRWPDRLGMALAVSGISFPAFALGMLLMQIFSVELGWLPTVGADSWQHYILPSITLGAAVAAIMARFTRASFVEVMQEDYMRTARAKGVHEAAVVVKHGLRNAMIPVVTMMGLQFGFLLGGSIVVEKVFNWPGLGRLLVDSVEMRDYPVIQAEVLLFSLEFILINLLVDMLYAVINPSIRYK; encoded by the coding sequence ATGCTTAATTATTTTTTAAAACGATTACTCGGACTGATCCCGACACTGCTGATTGTGGCGGTGCTGGTGTTTTTATTTGTGCATCTGCTGCCGGGCGATCCGGCGCGGCTGATGGCCGGACAGGACGCTGATGCCAGCGTTGTAGAGCTGGTACGTCAGGATCTCGGGCTGGATAAACCGCTTTATCAGCAATTCCTCACTTTCTTTGGCAATGCGCTGACCGGTGATTTCGGTCACTCGATGGTGTCAAAACGCCCGGTCATTGATGAAATCAGTTCCCGCTTTATGCCGACTTTCTGGCTGACGATGACCAGTATGCTGTGGTCGGTGATTTTCGGGCTGGTCATTGGCGTGGTGTCTGCCGTGTGGCGTAACCGCTGGCCGGATCGTCTTGGTATGGCGCTGGCCGTCTCTGGTATTTCCTTCCCGGCGTTTGCGCTGGGCATGTTGCTGATGCAAATCTTTTCCGTTGAACTGGGCTGGTTGCCGACGGTGGGTGCTGACAGCTGGCAGCATTACATTCTGCCCTCCATAACGCTTGGCGCTGCCGTGGCGGCGATCATGGCCCGCTTTACCCGAGCTTCATTTGTCGAGGTCATGCAGGAAGATTACATGCGCACCGCACGGGCTAAAGGCGTGCATGAGGCTGCGGTGGTGGTTAAACACGGTCTGCGAAACGCGATGATCCCGGTGGTCACCATGATGGGGCTGCAATTTGGCTTCCTGCTTGGCGGCTCGATTGTCGTGGAAAAAGTCTTCAACTGGCCGGGATTAGGGCGGTTGCTGGTCGATTCCGTTGAGATGCGTGATTATCCGGTGATACAGGCAGAAGTGCTGCTGTTCTCGCTGGAGTTCATCCTCATCAATCTGCTGGTGGACATGCTGTACGCCGTCATCAACCCTTCCATCCGATACAAGTGA
- the gsiB gene encoding glutathione ABC transporter substrate-binding protein GsiB → MNQHKHKGKNVVRQAVLAAAVFGSLASASAWAAKDVVVAVGSNFTSLDPYDANDTLSQAVAKSFYQGLFGFDKDMKLENVLADSYTVSKDGLVYTIKLHPGIKFQDGTDFNAAAVKVNFDRASNPDSHLKRYNLFKNIASTEAVDDTTVKITLKEPFSAFINILAHPSAVIISPAALTKYGKDIGFHPVGTGPYTLEQWNQTDFVKVKKFDGYWKKGEPKLDTITWRPVVDNNTRAAMLQTGEADLAFPVPYEQAALLEKNDKLDLVAAPSILHRYISFNVTQKPFDNVKVREAINYAINKQALIKVAFAGYAVPSEGPLPQGIEYAAKFKPWPYDPAKAKALLKEAGYPDGFTTTLWSSHNNSTAQKVLQFTQQQLAQVGIKVTVTAMDAAQRAAQVENVGQKEAGIRMFYTGWSASTGEADWALSPLFSTQAAPPKQFNTAFYSNAQVDKDLSDALKTTDKAEKAKLYADAQKQIWTDAPWAFLVTERLVSAKNKRLTGFYVMPDTAFSFDDADVK, encoded by the coding sequence ATGAATCAGCATAAACATAAAGGTAAGAACGTAGTCCGTCAGGCCGTACTCGCTGCCGCTGTTTTCGGTTCGCTGGCATCGGCGTCTGCCTGGGCGGCAAAAGACGTGGTTGTCGCGGTAGGTTCTAACTTCACCTCGCTTGATCCTTATGACGCCAACGACACCTTGTCGCAGGCGGTGGCCAAATCTTTCTATCAGGGGCTGTTTGGCTTTGATAAAGATATGAAGCTGGAAAACGTGCTGGCCGACAGCTATACGGTCAGCAAAGACGGTCTGGTTTATACCATCAAACTGCATCCCGGCATCAAATTCCAGGACGGGACGGATTTCAACGCTGCGGCGGTAAAAGTTAACTTTGACCGTGCGAGTAATCCGGACAGCCACCTCAAACGCTATAACCTGTTTAAAAACATCGCCAGCACTGAAGCGGTTGATGACACCACGGTGAAAATTACGCTGAAAGAACCGTTCTCCGCGTTCATCAACATTCTGGCGCACCCGTCTGCGGTGATTATTTCTCCGGCGGCGCTGACTAAATACGGCAAAGACATCGGCTTCCATCCGGTCGGTACCGGCCCGTACACGCTGGAACAGTGGAACCAGACCGACTTCGTGAAAGTGAAGAAATTCGACGGTTACTGGAAAAAAGGCGAGCCGAAACTCGACACCATCACCTGGCGTCCTGTCGTGGATAACAATACCCGCGCCGCGATGCTGCAAACCGGTGAAGCGGATCTGGCGTTCCCGGTGCCTTACGAGCAGGCCGCGTTGCTGGAGAAAAACGATAAGCTGGATCTGGTCGCCGCGCCGTCAATTCTGCACCGTTACATCAGTTTTAACGTGACGCAAAAGCCTTTCGATAACGTCAAAGTGCGTGAAGCGATCAACTACGCCATCAACAAACAGGCGCTGATCAAAGTGGCCTTTGCCGGTTACGCGGTGCCATCAGAAGGGCCGTTGCCGCAGGGCATCGAATACGCCGCGAAATTCAAACCGTGGCCGTATGACCCGGCTAAAGCTAAAGCATTGCTGAAAGAAGCCGGTTATCCGGACGGTTTCACCACCACGCTGTGGTCGTCGCACAATAACAGCACGGCGCAGAAAGTGTTGCAGTTCACCCAGCAGCAATTGGCGCAGGTCGGTATCAAAGTGACAGTCACCGCCATGGATGCGGCGCAGCGTGCCGCGCAGGTTGAGAACGTCGGGCAGAAAGAGGCGGGTATCCGCATGTTCTATACCGGCTGGTCGGCGTCTACCGGCGAAGCAGACTGGGCGCTGTCGCCGCTGTTCTCCACGCAGGCTGCACCACCGAAGCAGTTCAACACGGCGTTCTACAGCAATGCGCAGGTGGATAAAGACCTGTCTGACGCGCTGAAAACCACCGACAAAGCTGAGAAAGCCAAACTGTACGCCGATGCCCAGAAACAAATCTGGACTGATGCACCGTGGGCATTCCTGGTGACGGAACGTCTGGTGTCGGCGAAAAATAAACGCCTGACCGGGTTTTATGTGATGCCGGATACGGCGTTCAGTTTTGATGATGCAGACGTGAAATAA
- a CDS encoding dipeptide ABC transporter ATP-binding protein yields the protein MTHSQTLPPDHVLAVSQLSVQFAHEGQIIPAVNQLSFHVKRGETLAIVGESGSGKSVASLALMRLVEQGGGQITQGEMQFRRRNGEVVDLMAATQPAMRSLRGADMAMIFQEPMTSLNPVFPVGEQIAESIRLHQNKDHRAARAEALRMLDLVRIPEAKNILDSYPHQLSGGMRQRVMIAMALSCKPALLIADEPTTALDVTIQAQILQLIRVLQKEMHMGVIFITHDMGVVAEIADRVLVMHQGNSVETGDAGAIFRTPQQPYTQTLLAAVPKLGSMAGKPLPARFPAPDQQESDPELIQNTLTPGVPPILQVRDLVTRFDLRSGIFNRVTRRVHAVEKVSFDLHPGETLALVGESGCGKSTTGRSLLKLVKSQGGTITFDGKTLTDISGSALQHLRRDIQFIFQDPYASLDPRLTVGYSIMEPLLVHNLAKGAEAEARVAWLLEKVGLLPEHAQRYPHEFSGGQRQRICIARALALNPKVVIADESVSALDVSIRAQIVNLLMDLQKEFGLAFLFISHDMAVVERISHRVAVMYLGQIVEIGSRRAVFENPQHPYTRKLMAAVPVADPGHKRKDQALLVDEIPSPIRALNDEPVVAPLVQVAEGHFVARHAIAGVY from the coding sequence ATGACCCATTCCCAGACTCTGCCTCCCGACCACGTTCTGGCGGTCAGCCAGCTCAGCGTGCAGTTCGCGCATGAAGGGCAAATCATCCCGGCGGTGAATCAGCTCAGTTTTCACGTGAAGCGCGGCGAAACGCTGGCGATAGTCGGTGAATCCGGCTCAGGTAAATCCGTTGCCTCGCTGGCGCTGATGCGTCTGGTGGAGCAGGGCGGCGGGCAGATCACCCAGGGTGAAATGCAATTTCGCCGTCGTAACGGTGAAGTCGTTGATCTGATGGCAGCAACGCAACCCGCCATGCGCAGCCTGCGCGGTGCGGACATGGCGATGATATTTCAGGAACCGATGACCTCACTCAATCCGGTATTTCCGGTAGGTGAGCAAATTGCTGAGTCTATCCGTCTGCATCAGAATAAAGATCACCGCGCCGCCCGTGCCGAAGCCTTACGCATGCTGGATCTGGTGCGTATTCCTGAAGCCAAAAATATTCTCGACAGCTATCCGCATCAGCTTTCCGGCGGTATGCGCCAGCGGGTGATGATCGCGATGGCGCTGTCGTGCAAACCCGCGTTACTGATTGCCGACGAACCGACCACAGCGCTGGATGTGACCATTCAGGCGCAGATTTTACAGCTGATCCGTGTGCTGCAAAAAGAGATGCACATGGGCGTGATTTTCATCACCCACGATATGGGCGTGGTGGCGGAAATCGCCGATCGCGTTCTGGTCATGCATCAGGGTAACAGCGTGGAAACCGGTGACGCGGGCGCGATATTTCGTACACCGCAACAGCCCTACACGCAGACGTTACTGGCGGCCGTGCCGAAGCTCGGATCTATGGCCGGTAAACCACTGCCCGCCCGCTTCCCTGCACCCGACCAGCAGGAAAGCGATCCCGAACTGATTCAAAACACCCTGACACCCGGCGTGCCGCCGATATTGCAGGTGCGTGATCTGGTGACCCGTTTCGACCTGCGCAGCGGTATTTTCAACCGCGTGACGCGTCGTGTGCATGCGGTTGAAAAAGTCAGTTTTGATTTACATCCCGGCGAAACGCTGGCGCTGGTGGGCGAATCCGGTTGCGGAAAATCCACCACCGGCCGTTCGTTGCTCAAACTGGTGAAAAGTCAGGGCGGAACCATCACCTTTGATGGCAAGACGCTGACGGATATCAGCGGCAGCGCACTGCAACATCTGCGGCGTGATATTCAGTTTATCTTTCAGGATCCTTATGCGTCGCTCGACCCGCGTCTGACGGTCGGGTATTCGATTATGGAGCCGTTGCTGGTGCATAACCTGGCAAAGGGCGCAGAGGCGGAAGCGCGCGTCGCGTGGTTGCTGGAGAAAGTCGGGCTGCTGCCGGAACATGCGCAGCGCTATCCTCACGAATTTTCCGGCGGTCAGCGGCAGCGAATTTGTATCGCCCGTGCACTGGCGCTCAATCCCAAAGTGGTGATTGCTGACGAGTCGGTGTCGGCGCTGGATGTGTCGATCCGCGCGCAAATCGTCAATCTGCTGATGGATTTGCAGAAAGAGTTCGGGCTGGCATTTTTGTTTATTTCACACGATATGGCGGTGGTGGAACGCATCAGTCATCGCGTTGCCGTGATGTATCTCGGTCAGATTGTGGAAATCGGCTCGCGCCGCGCGGTGTTTGAAAATCCGCAGCATCCGTATACCCGCAAACTGATGGCGGCGGTGCCGGTGGCCGATCCGGGTCATAAGCGCAAAGATCAGGCGCTGCTGGTGGATGAAATTCCCAGTCCGATTCGTGCGCTTAATGATGAGCCGGTTGTCGCACCGCTGGTTCAGGTGGCGGAAGGGCATTTTGTTGCCCGGCACGCCATTGCAGGTGTTTACTAA
- a CDS encoding isoaspartyl peptidase/L-asparaginase family protein, translating into MSSSTDNSAASVSNKKRPVIAIHGGAGAITRAAMSAEKEQLYLAELERIVSAGQAILAAGGSALDAVTEAVRLLEECPLFNAGKGAVFTHQGTHELDACIMDGRTLDAGAICGVSHIRNPVMTARKVLENSPHVLFTGAGAEDFARASGQEMVEPAYFFTQERYDQLQRAIAADTGVMLDHDGATLNASGDPIDPERKFGTVGAVAIDELGNLAAATSTGGMTNKQAGRVGDSPIIGAGCYASNNTVAISSTGTGEVFMRTVAAYDVAALMEYAGLTLAEATHKVVQEKLLPLGGSGGMIAVDKFGNVELPFNSEGMYRGFARVGEAPVVSIYRS; encoded by the coding sequence ATGAGTTCTTCTACTGATAATTCAGCGGCTTCCGTTTCGAACAAGAAGCGTCCGGTCATCGCTATTCATGGTGGTGCCGGGGCAATAACCCGTGCGGCAATGAGCGCCGAAAAAGAACAACTTTACCTGGCCGAACTGGAAAGGATTGTCAGTGCCGGGCAGGCGATTCTGGCCGCGGGGGGCAGCGCACTGGACGCCGTAACTGAAGCTGTGCGCCTGCTGGAAGAATGCCCGTTATTTAATGCCGGTAAAGGTGCGGTATTTACCCATCAGGGTACGCATGAATTAGATGCCTGCATTATGGATGGCCGCACGCTGGATGCCGGTGCGATTTGCGGCGTCAGCCATATCCGCAATCCTGTTATGACCGCCCGTAAGGTGCTGGAAAACAGCCCGCACGTCCTGTTCACCGGTGCAGGCGCAGAAGATTTTGCCCGTGCCAGCGGTCAGGAAATGGTGGAACCGGCGTATTTCTTCACTCAGGAACGTTATGACCAGTTGCAGCGCGCCATCGCCGCGGATACCGGCGTAATGCTCGATCACGACGGGGCGACTCTGAATGCTTCAGGCGACCCGATTGATCCGGAACGTAAATTTGGCACCGTAGGCGCGGTGGCGATAGATGAACTCGGTAATCTGGCGGCGGCAACATCGACCGGCGGAATGACTAACAAACAGGCCGGACGCGTCGGTGATTCGCCGATTATTGGCGCCGGTTGTTACGCCAGCAACAATACGGTGGCGATTTCCAGCACCGGCACAGGTGAAGTGTTTATGCGTACCGTCGCTGCTTACGACGTGGCGGCGCTGATGGAATACGCCGGTTTAACGCTGGCAGAAGCGACACACAAAGTGGTGCAGGAAAAATTGCTGCCACTGGGCGGGAGCGGCGGGATGATCGCCGTCGATAAATTTGGCAACGTGGAACTGCCTTTCAACAGTGAAGGTATGTATCGCGGCTTTGCCCGCGTGGGCGAAGCACCTGTCGTCAGTATTTACCGCTCATGA